The proteins below are encoded in one region of Scophthalmus maximus strain ysfricsl-2021 chromosome 4, ASM2237912v1, whole genome shotgun sequence:
- the pop4 gene encoding ribonuclease P protein subunit p29 isoform X1 — MPIGEAPVQARIPPDLVKLLGVTSQPSSRAEAFTQAFLRTSIQHRTRHDLKSMLSHKAVVLGYSRPKKERAKRSSKKAKGLNARQKRAMKIFQIQPQHQRYELFLPLHELWRQYIIDLCAGLKPTSNPQLVQQKLLKADFHGAILTVVRSKCPSYVGTTGILVQEFKHIFKIITKEDRLKVIPKRNSVFAVEIEGFVSHIYGSKFEQRASERSAKKFKVRGTIDL; from the exons atgccgatcggag AAGCACCCGTTCAAGCCAGGATTCCTCCAGACCTGGTGAAGCTCCTGGGTGTTACG TCTCAGCCCAGCTCCCGGGCCGAGGCCTTCACCCAGGCGTTCCTCAGAACCAGCATTCAGCATCGCACCCGACACGACCTGAAGAGCATGTTGAGCCACAAGGCCGTGGTCCTGGGCTACTCCAGGCCCAAGAAGGAGCGCGCCAAGAGGAGCAGCAAGAAAGCCAAGGGACTGAACGCCCGCCAGAAGAGGGCGATGAAGATCTTCCAGATCCAGCCTCAGCACCAGAG ATACGAGCTCTTCCTGCCTCTGCATGAACTCTGGAGACAGTACATCATCGATCTGTGCGCTGGATTGAAACCGACCAG TAATCCACAGCTGGTGCAGCAGAAGCTTCTGAAGGCCGACTTCCACGGTGCAATCCTCACAG TGGTCCGGTCCAAATGTCCATCATATGTGGGCACGACGGGGATTCTAGTGCAAGAATTCAAACACATCTTCAAAATCATCACCAAGGAGGACAGACTGAAAG TGATCCCCAAGAGGAACAGCGTGTTCGCCGTGGAGATCGAAGGCTTTGTCTCTCACATCTACGGCAGTAAGTTCGAGCAGAGGGCCAGCGAGCGCTCCGCCAAGAAGTTCAAAGTGAGAGGAACCATTGACTTGTGA
- the pop4 gene encoding ribonuclease P protein subunit p29 isoform X2: MDEAPVQARIPPDLVKLLGVTSQPSSRAEAFTQAFLRTSIQHRTRHDLKSMLSHKAVVLGYSRPKKERAKRSSKKAKGLNARQKRAMKIFQIQPQHQRYELFLPLHELWRQYIIDLCAGLKPTSNPQLVQQKLLKADFHGAILTVVRSKCPSYVGTTGILVQEFKHIFKIITKEDRLKVIPKRNSVFAVEIEGFVSHIYGSKFEQRASERSAKKFKVRGTIDL, encoded by the exons AAGCACCCGTTCAAGCCAGGATTCCTCCAGACCTGGTGAAGCTCCTGGGTGTTACG TCTCAGCCCAGCTCCCGGGCCGAGGCCTTCACCCAGGCGTTCCTCAGAACCAGCATTCAGCATCGCACCCGACACGACCTGAAGAGCATGTTGAGCCACAAGGCCGTGGTCCTGGGCTACTCCAGGCCCAAGAAGGAGCGCGCCAAGAGGAGCAGCAAGAAAGCCAAGGGACTGAACGCCCGCCAGAAGAGGGCGATGAAGATCTTCCAGATCCAGCCTCAGCACCAGAG ATACGAGCTCTTCCTGCCTCTGCATGAACTCTGGAGACAGTACATCATCGATCTGTGCGCTGGATTGAAACCGACCAG TAATCCACAGCTGGTGCAGCAGAAGCTTCTGAAGGCCGACTTCCACGGTGCAATCCTCACAG TGGTCCGGTCCAAATGTCCATCATATGTGGGCACGACGGGGATTCTAGTGCAAGAATTCAAACACATCTTCAAAATCATCACCAAGGAGGACAGACTGAAAG TGATCCCCAAGAGGAACAGCGTGTTCGCCGTGGAGATCGAAGGCTTTGTCTCTCACATCTACGGCAGTAAGTTCGAGCAGAGGGCCAGCGAGCGCTCCGCCAAGAAGTTCAAAGTGAGAGGAACCATTGACTTGTGA